In Synechococcus sp. KORDI-100, a single window of DNA contains:
- the deoC gene encoding deoxyribose-phosphate aldolase: protein MAESTTELPDLPPLMDQAILDPLLTQEELFTACDAGRQENVRAICTTLRLLEPVRERLGKTGGPRLVAVVGFPFGSLPGELKQMEAEWAAARGAEELDMVPDFTALINQNSGAFAEEIAGICELGLPVRVVLDMVRLSEDLITLAVDAAIDAGVAGLQTSNGFGPATSTTQVQQLLGLARGRCAVKAAGGIHTPGLAIDLVEAGASLLGTSSAPQLLQALRRPAG from the coding sequence ATGGCCGAGTCGACCACGGAGCTGCCGGATCTGCCTCCGTTGATGGATCAGGCCATTCTCGACCCTCTGCTCACGCAAGAGGAGCTGTTCACCGCCTGTGATGCCGGCCGGCAGGAGAACGTGCGCGCCATCTGCACCACCCTGCGTCTGCTGGAACCCGTGCGGGAAAGGCTTGGAAAAACCGGAGGACCACGCCTGGTGGCGGTGGTTGGCTTCCCTTTCGGCTCATTGCCAGGCGAGCTCAAGCAGATGGAAGCGGAATGGGCTGCGGCACGGGGGGCTGAAGAGCTAGACATGGTTCCCGATTTCACGGCCCTGATCAATCAAAACTCCGGTGCCTTCGCTGAAGAAATCGCTGGTATTTGCGAACTGGGACTCCCGGTACGGGTGGTGCTGGATATGGTCCGGCTCAGCGAAGACCTGATCACGCTGGCGGTGGACGCAGCGATCGATGCCGGTGTCGCCGGTCTGCAAACCAGTAACGGCTTCGGGCCTGCCACCAGCACAACCCAGGTGCAACAGCTGCTTGGCCTCGCTCGTGGCCGCTGTGCCGTCAAAGCTGCCGGCGGCATCCATACGCCGGGCCTGGCGATCGACCTGGTGGAAGCCGGAGCCTCCCTGCTCGGGACGAGCAGCGCCCCGCAGCTGCTTCAGGCGTTGAGACGACCTGCCGGTTAA
- the recO gene encoding DNA repair protein RecO, whose translation MGERRLEGLVLKVGPLGDHDRLLTLLSDVEGITRLAVPGARRPKSSLAAAAPLTLLELQVGGRSGLARVRQLRIQRSFSRLGLRLETLAASQGLSDLCLRLTADNDPIPGLFSTVILHLERLESSELSRDEVLASTVQACVHLLTLGGYSLPLQSCCLTGAPLQPPLGQWQWRCSLLPEDGFAIGSQPQARLTLNPSELALLQRLIRADLPRRRNGDLMGPRGVWLRLLTVIEIWIQTHLQCRNRALTMLKDSLLSPDMGDHDGDEEGS comes from the coding sequence GTGGGCGAACGACGTCTGGAAGGCCTGGTCCTGAAGGTGGGTCCGCTGGGAGACCATGACCGCCTGCTCACCTTGCTGAGCGATGTCGAGGGCATCACCCGGCTGGCGGTTCCTGGAGCACGTCGTCCCAAAAGCAGTCTCGCGGCCGCAGCACCGCTCACCCTGCTGGAGCTGCAGGTGGGCGGACGCAGTGGCCTGGCACGCGTGCGGCAACTGCGAATCCAGCGAAGCTTCTCAAGATTGGGACTCCGCCTGGAGACATTGGCCGCATCGCAGGGTCTCAGCGATCTCTGCCTGCGACTCACGGCCGATAACGATCCGATCCCAGGATTGTTCAGCACCGTGATCCTGCACCTGGAGCGATTGGAATCAAGCGAGCTCAGCCGGGATGAGGTGCTGGCATCAACGGTTCAGGCCTGCGTCCACCTGCTCACCCTGGGGGGTTACAGCCTGCCGCTGCAGAGCTGCTGTCTCACGGGAGCTCCGCTACAGCCACCTCTCGGGCAATGGCAATGGCGCTGCAGCCTGCTGCCGGAGGATGGGTTCGCCATCGGCTCTCAGCCGCAGGCGAGGCTGACGCTCAATCCCTCTGAGCTCGCCCTGCTGCAGCGACTGATCCGAGCCGATCTTCCACGCCGACGGAACGGCGATCTGATGGGGCCTCGAGGCGTCTGGCTGCGGCTGCTGACGGTCATCGAAATCTGGATCCAGACCCATCTGCAATGCAGAAACCGTGCCCTGACGATGTTGAAGGACAGTTTGCTCTCGCCAGACATGGGCGATCATGACGGCGACGAGGAAGGATCTTGA
- a CDS encoding MFS transporter, whose translation MSATDSSLPSDGGRGLRSVIRLDGFRKLWIGQIFSQLADKFYIVLMVFLIAQYWVSSDPQSHGALAEIASAIRMDIETRAERITLLATGIYVANTLPAILLGMLAGVWADRWPKRRVMVISNAIRALLVLFAPFCLMPGPLFLGLSWGYWALLLMTFLESVLTQFFAPAEQAAIPLLVPSNQLLAANSLYQATSMAATIIGFALGQPILRLLNQTFLKIGLSGGEFLLLPFCYGMAAFSLSAIRLNETTQTQRSIGLGRELREGLQVLVKRATVRRAMRNLVLLYSLLAAMYVLAISLAGSIGSLGPTGFGTLLAMSGLGMAIGAVLTAQLGHQISRHHLGASGLAAITVCLALLGQLQGRLLVTLMLCTVLGIGAALVAIPAQTTIQEDTPETERGRVFGLQNNLINIALSLPLVLAGTLVSSIGLEPVLILLAALAGLAALLERPWKRC comes from the coding sequence TTGAGCGCCACGGACTCCAGCCTTCCATCGGACGGGGGTCGCGGACTGCGATCCGTGATTCGTCTCGATGGCTTCAGAAAGCTTTGGATCGGCCAGATCTTCTCGCAACTGGCCGACAAGTTCTACATCGTTCTGATGGTGTTCTTGATCGCCCAGTACTGGGTGAGCAGCGATCCGCAAAGCCATGGCGCCCTGGCGGAGATCGCCTCTGCGATTCGAATGGATATCGAGACAAGAGCTGAGCGCATCACCCTGCTGGCCACGGGCATCTACGTGGCCAACACGCTCCCGGCCATCCTTCTGGGAATGCTGGCTGGGGTCTGGGCAGACCGGTGGCCGAAACGGCGGGTGATGGTGATCTCCAACGCCATCCGGGCGCTGCTTGTGCTGTTCGCCCCGTTCTGCCTGATGCCGGGACCCCTTTTCCTCGGCCTCAGCTGGGGGTACTGGGCCCTGTTGCTGATGACCTTTCTGGAGTCGGTGCTCACCCAGTTTTTTGCGCCGGCTGAACAAGCCGCGATCCCTCTGCTGGTGCCGAGCAACCAATTGCTGGCCGCGAACTCCCTATATCAGGCCACGAGCATGGCCGCCACGATCATCGGCTTCGCACTCGGCCAACCGATCCTGAGATTGCTCAATCAGACCTTCCTCAAGATCGGCTTGTCCGGCGGTGAATTTCTGCTGCTGCCGTTCTGTTACGGCATGGCGGCTTTCAGCCTCAGCGCGATCCGACTGAACGAAACAACCCAGACGCAGCGCAGCATCGGACTCGGACGAGAGCTTCGTGAAGGCCTGCAGGTTCTCGTCAAGCGGGCCACGGTGCGCAGGGCCATGCGCAACCTTGTGCTGCTCTACAGCCTGTTGGCTGCGATGTATGTGCTGGCCATCAGCCTGGCGGGATCGATCGGCAGCCTGGGACCGACAGGGTTTGGAACCCTGCTGGCCATGAGCGGGCTCGGCATGGCGATCGGCGCGGTCCTCACAGCACAGCTGGGGCATCAGATCAGCCGGCACCATCTCGGTGCCAGCGGTCTGGCGGCCATCACGGTGTGCCTGGCCCTGCTGGGCCAGCTTCAGGGACGGCTGCTGGTGACTTTGATGCTCTGCACGGTGCTCGGCATTGGCGCGGCCCTCGTGGCCATCCCGGCTCAGACCACCATCCAGGAGGACACACCTGAAACCGAACGAGGCCGCGTCTTCGGCCTTCAGAACAATCTGATCAACATCGCCCTCAGCCTGCCGCTGGTGCTGGCCGGAACTCTGGTGAGCAGCATCGGGCTGGAACCCGTTCTGATACTGCTGGCGGCCCTGGCCGGTCTTGCGGCTTTGCTGGAGAGACCCTGGAAGCGCTGCTAA
- a CDS encoding glycosyltransferase family 4 protein — MAQIAWLGKKTPFCGNVSYGLTTTEALRVRGHQTHFIHFDNPRNPEESTTSLLANDPDVSLPYLVKSQVYTIPSPGAQRELRDFLEKLRPDLVHASLTLSPLDFRLPDLCQQLGVPLVATFHPPFDSSLRNLTAGTQQLTYQLYAPALARYDRVIVFSRLQAEVLERLGVPADRLTVIPNGVDPERWKPASSGLGSFMQQRVRKRLGKERIFLYMGRLATEKNVEALLRAWRLVSPDGCKLVIVGDGPLRSTLQNTYDDPNMLWWGYEDDLEARVALLQCAEVFLLPSLVEGLSLALLEAMACGTACVATDAGADGEVLDQGAGIVMSTQGVTTQLRTLLPVLRDQPVLTGELGRQARLRILERYTLGSNLDAIEALYSSLIPAAPLAA, encoded by the coding sequence TTGGCGCAAATCGCCTGGCTGGGTAAGAAGACCCCGTTCTGCGGGAATGTTTCCTACGGGTTGACCACGACAGAGGCTCTCCGGGTTCGCGGTCATCAAACCCACTTCATCCATTTCGATAACCCCCGGAATCCAGAAGAATCCACAACCTCGCTTCTGGCGAACGATCCGGATGTCAGCCTGCCGTACCTGGTGAAATCCCAGGTGTACACGATTCCCTCTCCAGGAGCCCAGCGGGAGTTGAGGGACTTTCTCGAGAAGCTGAGGCCTGATCTGGTTCACGCCAGCCTGACGCTCTCGCCGCTGGATTTCCGTTTACCGGATCTCTGTCAGCAGCTGGGGGTTCCTCTGGTTGCAACCTTCCACCCGCCCTTCGATTCCAGCCTCCGCAATCTCACGGCAGGCACACAGCAACTCACCTATCAGCTCTACGCGCCGGCTCTGGCCCGCTACGACCGGGTGATCGTGTTCTCGAGGCTGCAGGCGGAGGTTCTCGAACGTTTGGGTGTTCCAGCAGATCGGCTGACGGTGATTCCCAACGGCGTTGATCCCGAGCGCTGGAAACCGGCCAGCTCCGGCCTCGGTTCATTCATGCAGCAACGGGTTCGCAAGCGTCTGGGCAAGGAGCGGATCTTCCTGTACATGGGCCGCCTGGCCACCGAAAAGAATGTCGAGGCGCTTCTGCGGGCCTGGCGGCTGGTCTCGCCGGATGGTTGCAAGCTGGTGATCGTGGGGGATGGCCCGCTGCGCAGCACTCTCCAGAACACCTACGACGATCCCAACATGCTCTGGTGGGGATACGAGGACGACCTTGAGGCGAGGGTTGCCCTGCTGCAATGTGCCGAGGTCTTCCTGCTCCCCAGCCTCGTTGAAGGCCTGTCCCTGGCGCTGCTGGAAGCCATGGCCTGCGGCACTGCCTGTGTCGCAACGGATGCCGGCGCTGACGGGGAGGTGCTCGACCAAGGTGCCGGCATCGTGATGAGCACCCAGGGGGTCACCACCCAGCTGCGCACGCTGCTGCCGGTCCTAAGAGACCAGCCTGTCCTGACCGGGGAACTTGGCCGTCAGGCCAGGCTGCGAATCCTCGAGCGATACACGCTCGGCAGCAATCTTGATGCCATCGAGGCGTTGTACAGCAGCCTGATTCCTGCTGCACCGCTTGCCGCCTGA
- the proC gene encoding pyrroline-5-carboxylate reductase, translated as MAQALVQPLLERGDLSPADLIAVVSSEARVATLRSELPEGIHLHLAASEQAGQVWQAPLQLLAVKPQQLEAVAAAAPPEVSGDPLLISVLAGVSLQRLQRLFPSHRCVRAVPNTPALVGAGLTALAWGTGVEAAQQTMVLDLFRSVGEVLELPEAKLDAFLALTSSGPAFIAVVAEAMADGAVAAGLPRALAHRLSHRTLAGTAALLQDRDLHPAELKDMVSSPGGTTIAGLRVLEESGLRSALIEAVVAAAERSQELA; from the coding sequence ATGGCTCAGGCACTGGTACAGCCGCTCCTTGAGCGGGGCGATCTCAGTCCTGCAGACCTGATCGCTGTGGTGAGCAGCGAAGCGAGGGTTGCGACCCTCCGATCTGAATTGCCGGAGGGAATACACCTGCACCTGGCGGCCTCCGAGCAGGCTGGGCAGGTGTGGCAGGCCCCCCTCCAGCTTCTTGCTGTGAAACCCCAGCAGCTGGAGGCTGTCGCTGCCGCTGCACCGCCGGAGGTGTCGGGAGACCCTCTGCTCATATCCGTGCTGGCTGGTGTGTCGCTGCAGCGCCTCCAACGCCTGTTTCCGAGCCATCGCTGTGTGCGGGCTGTGCCCAACACGCCTGCCCTGGTAGGTGCTGGTCTGACGGCTCTGGCCTGGGGGACGGGCGTCGAGGCCGCTCAGCAAACCATGGTCCTGGATCTGTTCCGCAGCGTTGGTGAAGTGCTCGAGTTGCCCGAGGCGAAACTTGATGCCTTCCTGGCGTTGACGTCCTCAGGCCCTGCCTTCATCGCTGTGGTGGCGGAAGCCATGGCCGATGGAGCTGTTGCCGCTGGCCTGCCGAGGGCGCTGGCCCACCGTCTCAGCCATCGCACCCTGGCCGGCACCGCAGCCTTGCTCCAGGACCGGGACCTGCATCCTGCCGAGCTCAAGGACATGGTGAGCTCCCCCGGTGGCACCACCATCGCTGGGTTGCGCGTCTTGGAAGAGTCAGGACTGCGATCCGCGCTCATCGAGGCGGTCGTCGCGGCGGCAGAACGCAGCCAGGAACTGGCATGA
- a CDS encoding cell division protein SepF: protein MSLISRLRAVVAGDDYLDGELDDLAYDDDQAEDDQRATHADGGALATIGDSNPFDLGDSLPGSNVIGMPGISTASAEVNLMEPRSFDEMPRAIQALRERKTVILNLTMMEPDQAQRAVDFVAGGTFAIDGHQERVGESIFLFAPSCVTVTNASHEEASSPTVVSRETETSESESLSAPSPAWGAAAL from the coding sequence GTGTCGCTGATTTCCCGTCTACGTGCCGTCGTCGCCGGAGATGATTACCTCGACGGTGAGCTTGATGATCTCGCTTACGACGATGATCAGGCTGAGGACGATCAGCGAGCCACCCACGCTGACGGGGGCGCACTGGCAACGATTGGAGACAGCAATCCCTTTGATCTCGGCGACAGCCTGCCTGGATCGAATGTGATCGGCATGCCGGGCATCAGCACCGCGTCGGCAGAGGTCAATCTCATGGAGCCTCGCAGCTTTGATGAGATGCCGCGAGCGATCCAGGCCCTTAGAGAGCGCAAAACCGTGATCCTCAACCTCACGATGATGGAGCCGGATCAGGCCCAGCGAGCTGTTGACTTTGTAGCCGGCGGCACCTTCGCCATCGACGGCCACCAGGAGCGCGTCGGCGAAAGCATTTTCCTGTTCGCACCGAGCTGCGTCACGGTCACCAACGCCTCCCACGAAGAGGCCTCAAGTCCGACGGTGGTCAGCCGTGAGACGGAAACAAGCGAATCGGAATCCCTCTCCGCCCCTTCTCCTGCATGGGGCGCCGCAGCCCTTTGA
- a CDS encoding YggS family pyridoxal phosphate-dependent enzyme, with protein sequence MPSHSADRWRDLRAQLPDGARLLAVSKGHPAAAIREIATLGQRAFGESRLQEAQLKQAELNDLSLQWHFIGRLQSNKVRAVVRAFSVIHSLDSWSLTERTARIASEEGRSPEVFLQVKLRPDPNKGGWSSDALLEAWPQLCSLPALRIRGLMTMAPQGLTSQERRMLFEECSALADRLELPERSMGMSGDWHEAVASGSTWLRLGSALFGPRQPVKDG encoded by the coding sequence GTGCCCTCACACTCCGCTGATCGCTGGCGAGACCTGAGGGCTCAGTTGCCGGACGGAGCTCGCTTGCTGGCGGTGAGCAAGGGGCATCCAGCGGCAGCGATCAGGGAGATCGCAACCCTGGGCCAGCGAGCCTTTGGAGAGAGTCGGCTGCAAGAAGCGCAGCTGAAACAGGCCGAGCTCAACGACCTCTCGCTGCAGTGGCACTTCATCGGGCGCCTGCAGAGCAACAAGGTTCGCGCCGTGGTCCGCGCCTTTTCAGTGATTCATTCCCTGGATTCCTGGAGCCTCACTGAGCGGACCGCCCGGATCGCATCCGAGGAAGGCCGAAGCCCTGAGGTTTTCTTACAGGTGAAGTTGCGTCCTGATCCGAACAAGGGGGGGTGGTCGTCCGACGCGTTGCTGGAAGCTTGGCCCCAGCTCTGCTCGCTTCCGGCTCTGCGCATCCGCGGACTGATGACCATGGCTCCACAGGGATTGACCTCCCAGGAGCGGCGAATGTTGTTTGAGGAGTGCTCAGCGCTTGCGGATCGCCTTGAGCTGCCGGAACGCTCCATGGGAATGAGTGGCGACTGGCATGAGGCAGTGGCATCGGGCAGTACCTGGCTGCGGCTCGGATCCGCTCTTTTTGGTCCTCGTCAACCGGTGAAGGACGGGTGA
- a CDS encoding PipX family protein, translated as MSAERYLNHPTFGMLYRVAPAGEGRDVYATLYAQRMFFLVTLQPRGAQFEVIPYQDARHHAEVHLNRCRREAPAEVENWRQLFDQTFI; from the coding sequence ATGAGTGCTGAGCGCTATCTCAATCACCCCACATTCGGGATGTTGTACAGGGTTGCTCCTGCGGGAGAGGGGCGAGACGTCTACGCCACGCTTTATGCCCAGCGCATGTTCTTTCTGGTGACCTTGCAGCCCAGGGGTGCCCAGTTCGAGGTGATTCCGTACCAGGACGCCCGCCACCACGCTGAAGTGCATCTCAACCGCTGTCGCCGCGAGGCGCCCGCGGAGGTTGAGAACTGGCGGCAGCTCTTCGATCAGACATTCATCTGA
- a CDS encoding energy-coupling factor transporter transmembrane component T, giving the protein MDWLRQIPMGQYVDGSSGWMRRLDPRLKLAWSLLFLLTPVLAGPIWRLGLVLALLLLTLGSGLPFRLWWRSLVVLTLLAAAVGILSMLLPTVDPPAALGLRPADELPGAAADGPAWDLVRLGPWQLGSFALGPLVIDRASALLGLRTSTLIFTVIHSVNLVLITTTPEDLVWALSWCLSPLQRLGLPMDRLGFQLLLALRFLPLVQEELQNLLRSLISRAVSLRRLGFKAAFGLVLAVGERLLANILLRAEQGAEALVARGGRVMGPDVFRLQRHPPSRWLNLMAAITLLLLLGVRGKYGEL; this is encoded by the coding sequence ATGGATTGGCTCCGTCAGATCCCCATGGGGCAATACGTCGACGGCTCCAGCGGTTGGATGCGTCGACTGGACCCTCGTCTGAAGCTCGCCTGGTCGCTTCTGTTCCTGCTGACGCCGGTGCTGGCAGGGCCCATCTGGCGGTTGGGTCTGGTGCTGGCGCTTCTGCTGCTGACTCTGGGCAGTGGTTTGCCTTTTCGTCTGTGGTGGCGTTCCCTGGTGGTTCTGACGCTGCTGGCAGCGGCCGTCGGCATCCTGTCCATGCTGCTCCCCACGGTGGATCCCCCTGCCGCTCTGGGTCTGCGGCCGGCCGATGAGCTGCCGGGAGCAGCAGCGGATGGTCCGGCCTGGGATCTGGTGCGCCTGGGCCCCTGGCAACTCGGCTCCTTTGCCCTTGGCCCCCTGGTGATCGACCGTGCCTCGGCTCTGCTCGGTTTGCGCACGTCGACGCTCATCTTCACGGTGATTCACAGTGTCAACCTCGTGCTGATCACCACCACGCCGGAGGATCTGGTCTGGGCGCTGAGCTGGTGCCTGTCACCGCTCCAGCGGCTCGGTCTGCCGATGGATCGTCTGGGATTTCAGCTGCTTCTGGCCTTGCGGTTCCTGCCCCTGGTTCAGGAGGAGCTGCAGAACCTGCTGCGCTCACTCATCAGTCGCGCCGTAAGTCTCAGGCGGCTCGGATTCAAGGCTGCCTTCGGCCTTGTGCTCGCTGTCGGTGAGCGCTTGCTGGCCAACATTCTGCTGAGAGCCGAGCAGGGAGCCGAGGCGCTGGTCGCCCGCGGTGGCCGGGTGATGGGGCCTGACGTGTTCCGCCTGCAACGCCATCCGCCGTCCCGCTGGTTGAATTTGATGGCAGCGATCACTCTGCTGCTGTTGCTTGGAGTGCGCGGAAAGTACGGTGAGCTGTAG
- the der gene encoding ribosome biogenesis GTPase Der — protein sequence MARPVIAIIGRPNVGKSTLVNRLCRSRKAIVHDQPGVTRDRTYQDGFWRDRDFKVVDTGGLVFDDDSEFLPEIRQQAALALEEASVALVIVDGQQGITAADESIAEFLRTQSCPTLLAVNKCEAPEQGLAMAAEFWSLGLGEPYPISAIHGAGTGELLDRALSFLPPKDQEGEQEEPIQLAIIGRPNVGKSSLLNAICGETRAIVSPIRGTTRDTIDTSIERENRAWRLVDTAGIRRRRSVNYGPEFFGINRSFKAIERSDVCVLVIDALDGVTEQDQRLAGRIEEDGRACVVVVNKWDAVEKDSHTMSAMEKELRAKLYFLDWAPMLFTSALTGQRVDSIFAIAALAVEQHRRRVSTSVVNEVLKEALSWRSPPTTRGGRQGRLYYGTQVASRPPSFTLFVNEPKLFGETYRRYVERQIREGLGFDGTPVKLFWRGKQQRDAERDLARQQKRQG from the coding sequence TTGGCGCGCCCCGTCATCGCGATCATCGGACGCCCCAACGTCGGCAAGTCCACGCTGGTCAACCGCCTCTGTCGCAGTCGGAAGGCGATTGTCCACGATCAGCCCGGCGTCACGCGTGACCGCACCTACCAGGATGGCTTCTGGCGGGACCGCGACTTCAAGGTGGTGGACACCGGTGGACTGGTTTTCGACGATGACAGTGAGTTCCTGCCGGAGATCCGTCAGCAGGCAGCCCTGGCCCTCGAGGAGGCCAGCGTGGCCTTAGTGATCGTGGATGGTCAGCAGGGAATCACGGCTGCGGACGAGTCGATTGCGGAGTTCCTGCGGACGCAGTCCTGCCCGACGTTGTTGGCGGTGAACAAGTGCGAGGCCCCTGAGCAGGGTCTGGCCATGGCTGCCGAGTTCTGGAGCCTGGGACTGGGAGAGCCCTATCCGATCTCCGCGATTCATGGTGCTGGAACCGGCGAGTTGCTGGACCGCGCCCTCAGCTTCCTGCCACCCAAAGACCAGGAGGGAGAGCAGGAGGAGCCGATTCAGCTGGCGATCATCGGACGGCCGAATGTGGGGAAATCAAGCCTGCTCAATGCGATCTGTGGCGAGACCCGCGCCATCGTCAGCCCGATTCGTGGCACAACCCGCGACACGATCGACACCAGCATCGAACGCGAGAACCGAGCCTGGCGATTGGTTGACACAGCGGGGATCCGGCGGCGCCGCAGCGTTAATTACGGACCCGAGTTCTTCGGCATCAATCGCAGCTTCAAGGCGATCGAACGCAGCGACGTGTGCGTGCTGGTGATTGATGCCCTCGATGGTGTGACCGAGCAGGATCAGCGACTGGCCGGACGGATCGAGGAAGACGGCAGGGCCTGCGTGGTGGTGGTCAACAAGTGGGATGCCGTCGAAAAGGACAGCCACACCATGTCCGCCATGGAAAAGGAGCTGCGGGCCAAGCTGTATTTCCTGGATTGGGCACCGATGCTGTTCACGTCTGCGCTGACGGGGCAGCGCGTCGACAGCATCTTTGCCATTGCCGCTCTGGCGGTCGAGCAGCATCGCCGTCGGGTCAGCACCTCCGTCGTCAATGAGGTGCTCAAGGAAGCCTTAAGCTGGCGCAGTCCGCCCACCACGCGCGGTGGCCGCCAGGGGCGGCTGTACTACGGCACCCAGGTGGCCAGCCGACCTCCCAGCTTCACCCTGTTTGTGAACGAACCGAAGCTGTTCGGTGAAACCTATCGCCGTTATGTCGAACGGCAGATCCGTGAGGGGCTTGGTTTCGATGGCACCCCTGTGAAGCTGTTCTGGCGTGGCAAGCAGCAGCGGGATGCCGAGCGGGACCTCGCGCGTCAGCAGAAGCGTCAGGGCTGA
- a CDS encoding L,D-transpeptidase: protein MLELVASLVVDLSDQNLTVYNSNQEVVRVIPVSTGKASTPTPIFNSKVYTKYRSTTMRGRTYVVHGVPYTMCVSANEAICIHAAPWQENAGQAFGVPRSNGCVRMPMAHARWLFQNTPTGTPISIQA from the coding sequence ATGCTCGAGCTCGTCGCCAGCCTTGTGGTTGACCTCTCCGACCAGAACCTGACCGTCTACAACAGCAATCAGGAAGTCGTTCGGGTGATTCCGGTCAGCACCGGTAAGGCCTCAACTCCAACCCCGATCTTCAACAGCAAGGTGTACACCAAGTACCGCTCCACCACCATGCGGGGGCGCACATACGTCGTGCATGGCGTTCCTTACACCATGTGCGTCAGTGCCAACGAGGCCATCTGCATTCATGCCGCTCCCTGGCAGGAGAACGCTGGTCAGGCTTTCGGGGTCCCCCGCAGCAACGGCTGCGTGCGCATGCCCATGGCCCATGCACGCTGGCTGTTCCAGAACACACCCACCGGCACGCCGATCTCGATCCAGGCCTGA
- a CDS encoding DUF1823 family protein, which translates to MLPIHVSDHWPLSRALFLQILDDRCSDQFVCERIWERLGYVPRGDGWHAGPSTPADWADAFPTAPELIAERPASVRLTRSIPKQHKQLLKHQLGFTGYRIGELYPRRTRRATAVSWLLAWLMQQGEPLVETGPLAPELPVPENPVAGHPGDRPVR; encoded by the coding sequence ATGCTGCCGATCCACGTGTCTGACCACTGGCCGCTCAGTCGGGCTTTGTTTCTCCAGATTCTTGACGATCGCTGCAGTGACCAATTCGTCTGTGAGCGGATCTGGGAGCGACTGGGCTATGTCCCTCGAGGTGATGGCTGGCATGCCGGACCCTCGACACCGGCCGATTGGGCAGATGCATTCCCGACGGCGCCTGAGCTGATTGCCGAGCGTCCGGCATCCGTGCGGCTCACACGCTCCATCCCCAAACAACACAAACAGCTGCTCAAGCATCAGCTTGGCTTCACGGGCTATCGCATCGGCGAGTTGTATCCGCGGCGGACGCGGCGGGCCACAGCGGTGAGCTGGCTGTTGGCCTGGCTGATGCAACAGGGGGAGCCCCTGGTGGAGACGGGGCCCCTGGCGCCGGAGTTGCCGGTTCCCGAGAACCCCGTGGCAGGTCACCCCGGGGATCGACCGGTGCGTTGA
- the dusB gene encoding tRNA dihydrouridine synthase DusB, giving the protein MLTCRPLMLPGRGRPRELACRVIQSPLAGVSDRVFRDLVRRWAPEALLFTEMVNATSLELGFGRGKVEELGEENGPIGVQLFDHRPAAMADAARRAEDAGAYLIDINMGCPVRKIARKGGGSGLIRDPDLAARIIDSVAHAVKLPVTVKTRLGWCGSNLDPVRWCLLLQQAGAQMLTLHGRTREQAFKGAADWQTIAEVKNHLSIPLIANGDIRTPDDALRCLEQTAADGVMVGRGTMGAPWLVGQIDAALNGRPVPTTPGPLERVELARDQMLALVRARGDHGLLIARKHMGWTCIGFPGAPQLRQALMRAPTPEAALALIDDQIRVLSEPAAAALAPLADATT; this is encoded by the coding sequence ATGCTGACCTGTCGTCCTCTCATGCTCCCCGGCCGAGGCCGCCCTCGCGAGCTGGCTTGCCGTGTCATCCAGTCGCCATTGGCCGGAGTGAGCGACCGCGTGTTCCGCGATCTGGTGCGTCGCTGGGCTCCCGAGGCCCTCCTGTTCACCGAAATGGTGAATGCCACAAGCCTGGAGCTGGGATTCGGTCGCGGAAAGGTTGAGGAGCTCGGCGAGGAGAACGGACCGATCGGCGTGCAGCTTTTCGATCACCGCCCCGCAGCGATGGCAGATGCGGCGCGACGTGCTGAAGACGCCGGGGCCTACCTGATTGACATCAACATGGGTTGCCCTGTCCGCAAGATCGCCCGCAAGGGTGGTGGCTCAGGACTGATCAGGGACCCGGATCTGGCGGCGCGGATCATCGACAGCGTCGCCCACGCCGTGAAACTGCCCGTCACGGTGAAAACGCGCCTGGGCTGGTGCGGGAGCAACCTCGACCCGGTGCGATGGTGCCTTCTGCTGCAGCAGGCAGGGGCCCAGATGCTGACCCTGCACGGCCGCACCCGCGAGCAGGCGTTTAAGGGGGCAGCGGATTGGCAGACGATTGCTGAGGTCAAGAACCACCTCTCCATTCCCTTGATCGCCAATGGAGACATCAGAACGCCGGACGATGCCCTGAGATGCCTGGAGCAGACCGCAGCGGACGGGGTGATGGTGGGCAGGGGAACCATGGGCGCACCATGGCTGGTGGGTCAGATCGACGCCGCACTGAACGGACGTCCAGTCCCGACCACTCCTGGCCCGCTGGAACGGGTTGAACTGGCGCGCGATCAAATGCTGGCGCTCGTCCGGGCCCGAGGCGATCACGGCCTGCTGATCGCCAGAAAGCACATGGGGTGGACCTGCATCGGATTTCCAGGCGCTCCGCAGCTGCGTCAGGCCCTCATGCGCGCGCCGACACCGGAGGCCGCCCTAGCCTTGATCGACGATCAAATCAGGGTTCTGAGTGAGCCTGCTGCTGCTGCTCTGGCCCCTCTGGCTGACGCGACGACCTGA